A genomic window from Silene latifolia isolate original U9 population chromosome Y, ASM4854445v1, whole genome shotgun sequence includes:
- the LOC141631774 gene encoding secreted RxLR effector protein 161-like, giving the protein MTSRYQANPGESHWVVVKNILKYMRRTNDLFLVFRGDTELSVKGYTHSSFQTDRDDLKSQAGFVFMINGGAVSWRSFNEPVVMNSTTEAEYIVASEAAKELYG; this is encoded by the coding sequence atgacaagtagatatcaagccaATCCAGGTGAAAGTCACTGGGTAGTcgtcaagaatatccttaagtacatgaGAAGGACTAACGATTTATTCTTGGTGTTTAGAGGTGATACCGAGCTGAGTGTAAAGGGTTACACCCACTCGAGCTTCCAAACTGACAGGGATGACTTGAAGTCCCAGGCTGGCTTTGTTTTCAtgatcaatggtggtgccgttagctggagaagttTCAACGAACCAGTTGTTATgaattctacaacggaggctgagtacattgtagCATCTGAAGCTGCCAAAGAGCTGTATGGATAA